DNA sequence from the Parasphingorhabdus cellanae genome:
CAAGAGTGGAAGATCGGAAACAGCCGTGATTTTGCTATCGCCAGTGGTGAAGACGCCAGCGTCACCAACTATGTCATCGGCATCAGGTTCTGGTTTTAAGAAATATGACGATAATTTTCAGGTTTCGGAACATCGCAGCCTCGGCAATCTATTCGAGTCCGCTTCGATAGCCCGCTCATTGCGACCCCCCACACGCTAACCGGCAATGCTATCGGTCTTTCCTACATCCACTCGAACAGCTATGCTTGTGTCGTTCCGGGCCGTGACCGGACAGGCTCTTTGACATCTGAAACACATCCAACCAAAGCGGCCCATTGGCACTGAATGGATACGCCGTTTCTATCCTGAGCAAAGGTCACACTGTCCGACCCCTCCATGGTCCATAAAGCCCGGTTATCTGCGGGTTTTGGGCGCAGGTTACAGGATATAAAAATAGGCCTTTGGTGTCCTCTTTTGGGTGCGCATCGCAGTCTCTGGTTCATGCTCCTGTCGGCGCAACAGCACGCTTGGCGCTATTCTGTTGCCGGAAACCAGCGCCCTTCAAACACCACGCCTTTGACCTCGATCTCTTGCAATTTTGCCGCCCCGCCCTGGTAAGGATCACGGTCCAGCACGGTGAAATCGGCTTTCTTGCCGGTGGCTATGGAGCCGACCATGGCATCGAGGCCGATGACCTGCGCCGCTTCTATGGTGATGGCGCGCAGGGCTTTATCGAGCGACAGCTTTTCCTGCGGCGCTTTTACATTGCCATCCAGCGTGATCCGGTTGCTCGCCACCCAGGCGAGATACAACGGATTAATCGGCGCCATGTTAAAGTCACTGTGCAGGCCAAGCGGGACGCCTTTGCGCTCCAGTGAGCCAAGCCGGTTCATCTGCGCGGCGCGATCAGGGCCAAGACCGGTTTTGGCATAAGCATCGCCAAGGATACGGATATAATTGGGTTGGGCAGAGACATAGAGGCCCAGCTCGCCGATCCGCCGGTTCTGCGCCTCGGTCGAATAACCCAGATGCTCCATCACAATATCCTGACCATTTCGCGGTGCCAGTTTTTCGGTGATCCCAAGCACGACATCCAATCCTTTATCACCATTGACGTGCGTATGAAGGTTCCAGCCCGCATCCCAGAATCGCTCGGTCTGTTTCAACAATTCATCGGGTTCGGTCAGCCATTTGCCGTCATGGCCATCGCTATAACCGGGCGGGTTCATCTGCATATATTGAGCAAAGAAAGCGCCGTCAGCGAATAGTTTCACCCGTTTGGAGAAGAAGAATTTATCGCTGTCATATTTGGCTTTCATATCTTTTAGCCAGACATTGGGGTCGCCAGTAACCAGCGGCGCAACGGGAATGGCGAGGATGCGCGATGGCGTGGTCGGCTGGTCGTACAGGCTTTTGAACAGCGCCGCCTCCGCTTCCGGCCCGCCAAAACCGCCAAAAGCAAGATCGGCACTGGTGGTGACGCCGTTTTCCAGCATCATCTGCCGCATATCGGCAAGGCCCTCTTGCACCTTGGCGGGTGAAAAGAGATAGGGACGCAGCTTTTCAATGCCATTGAACAACGCCGTTTCATGAATAATCCCGCTGGCATAATCGGCGTGACTGGGATCGATGCCAGGTTTGTTGAAGGCGGCGGCAAAGGCGTCTTCGGTCCCGATGCCGAGCAATCCGAGCGCCGGCGTATTGACGATTATCTCATGAAAACTGCGTTGCCAGATGACGACGGGGCGGTCCGGCGCGATGCGGTCCAATTCGGCGCGGTCCATATCGCCGTGGAACAGCTTGTGATGGCCCCACGTGATGAACAATTTCTCATCGCTTTTCGCTAGCTCCTCTTTCAAGCGCCGTTCATAAGCCGCCTTGCCGCGCGCCGCCGGATAGGTTTTGCCGGGCAGATCCCATGCTTCGGGACTGATAAAGGGCAGGGGCAGCATCATAATCGTCTGCATGGGGTGAACATGCGGCTCGATAAAACCGGGCATAAGGATGCTGTCGGCAAAGCGCCGGTCAATTGTCACATCACGGCGGTCTGTCCATGGGCTGAGGTCTTCTATCTCCTGCGCCAGGCCAAGGATGATGCCGTCTGACGTGGCGACATATCTGGCCGCGGGATATCCCGGTTCCATGGTGATGATTTTTGCTGCTTCGTAAACGGTGACGGCGGGATAGGTGACAGTGTCTGATGGCTCTGACGCACTGGCCAAAGTGGTCAAACCAAATATTGCCACCATGGCAATCAGGCCGCGAATGAAAATTTGCACAAGAACCTCCCCGTTTTTTCAAAGACTAAGCGGCGTATAACGTCTTGGGCAAGCGCTATTTGCATGATAGCCTGTCGGGTAAGGGGATTGATTCTATGAAATATGCATTGATAACTCTTGTGGCGGCATCCGTGTTTCCAGGGCTGTCGGCTGTGGGACAGGCTGAACAAATGCAATATGTGACAGAACCGTTCGTGATGCCCCAGAGCAGAGCGCAGCATATTGTATCAAAGTTGGGCGACATGACCCTGAAAAGCGGCGACCGGCCTAGCGTGGCGCAGCTCGCACGCGATTGTTTAAGTGCAACATCTTACATCATGAAAGATGGCGCTGGTGTTGGCGGTATCAACCAGTCCGCGATGCCCGGTATGAGCTTTTGGGGTTCGATCAACGGCGCTGTCTATGTCCGCGCTGACCGCAATGGCCGCCCAGTTGAGTTTGGCGAGGGTGATACGGTCTACCAGCGCAAATTCCTGAATGATGAGGATGATGCGGCGATTGAGGCTGGGCAAGTGCCCGGTTTTGTCCGTGATCACTATACCGAGTGTGAAAGCATCCGGAAGCGTTTTGGCGGCTAAGCCTTTTTGGCAGCCTTCACATGCTCGCGCCAGGCGATGAACAGGCCGGACCCGATGATGATCGGCGCGCCGAACCAGATCGACAGGCTGGGCCACTGATGAAATACGACAATACCGATGATGGTGGCCCAGATAAGCGCGCTATAATCCATCGGCATGATGGTGGATACCGGCGCAAAACGCAGCGACTGGGTGATGGTTAGCTGGCCAATGGCGCCAAAAATGCCGACGCCGAGCAGATAGGCCCAGGTCTTCGCATCATGTCCGCCACCATATATATAGGCGCAAACGGCCAGGCCGGGCAGGGTGTAGATGGAGAACCAGAAGATCGTCACGATGCTGGTTTCGGTTCGCCCGAGCATGCGGATCACCAGCGTTACCGATGCGGTGACCAGTGCGCCAGCCAAAGCTACTGATGCGCCTAAAGCCGGGATCATATCACCGCCCGGCTGGATAACGACTAGCACGCCGACAAAGCCGATCAGGACGGCAGACCAGCGCGGGATCCCGACTTGCTCACGTAGGAACAGCGCGGCGAACAGGGTAGCGAATATCGGGACAGTAAAGCTGATCGTGGTCGCATCGGCCAGCGGCAGCAGCGTTATCGCCCAGAAATTGAGCCCCATCGCAAAGATCCCGAGCACCGAGCGCAAAATGTGGAGCCCGTGCTTATTGGATCTGATCGCTGACCATCCTGCCGCGCTGCGCCAGATTAGAAAGCAGATCAGCGGCATCGCGGTAAGCTGCCGGTAAAACAGGCTTTCGGTGACATGGACGCCTTGTTCCCCGGCCAGTTTGACAAAGGCAAACATAATAGCAAGCGCCAGCATCGCGGCCAGCCGCATAACGATCCCGGCAATCGGTCGGTTCTGGCCGAGAACCGCCGTTTCTGCCGGCTCTTTATCTAAAACATCAGTTGTCATGTAGCGCTGTGGATGGTGGTAACCCCTGTAATTGAGCTTGTGATAGGCGCAATTCCGCAGGCAATGCAATTGCGCATTGCAGCGCAGCACTATTGCTTTTGTAATTTAGTTGCGCTCCGGCACGGCGCAGGCATTGCATGGCTATTCACGGCCAATTATATAGATGGGTAAGAAAACAGCCGGATCGACGAGTCTCTCTACGTGGATCATCCCGGTAAAACATAATTTCAGGAGCTTTACATGCTGGACACAACCACCAACCCACAGGATCCGATTGCGGAAGAAGTCGCCGAACTGGTTGCGCGGTCGCGTGCAGCACAGCAGCAGATTGAAAACTACACGCAGGAACAAGTCGATGAACTGATCCGTGCTATGGTCTGGGCGGTTGCCGAAGAGTCTGTGGCCGAGAAAATTGCGCAGCATACCGTCGATGAGACCCAGCTGGGCAATTATGACGGCAAATATCTGAAAATTTTCCGCAAAACCCGCGCAACTCTGTTCGATATTATCGACGATAAATCGGTTGGCATTATCGAGGAAGATCACGAGCGCAATATCGTGAAGATCGCCAAACCCGTTGGCGTTATCGGCGCATTGTCGCCATCGACCAATCCGGAAGCCACGCCAGTGATTAAAGCGATCTCGGCGGTCAAAGGGCGTAACTCGATCATTGTTGCGCCGCATCCCCGCGCCAAACTGACAAACAAACTGATTTGTGACCTGATGCGCGATGCCATTGTGAAAATGGGCGCACCGGCTGATCTGGTGATCAGCATTGATGTGCCATCGGTCGAGAAAACCAATGAACTGATGCGGCAATGTGACCGTGTGCTCGCCACTGGCGGCGGTGCGATGGTTACCGCGGCTTATTCCAGCGGTACGCCGGCTTTAGGTGTTGGCGTTGGCAACGCTGTGATCACTGTGGACGAGAGCGCTGATCTCGACGATGCAGCGGAAAAAATCCGTATCTCCAAAACACTGGACCTCGCGGCGAGCTGTTCTTCGGACAATAGTGTGATCCTGGTTGATGCCA
Encoded proteins:
- a CDS encoding amidohydrolase; protein product: MQIFIRGLIAMVAIFGLTTLASASEPSDTVTYPAVTVYEAAKIITMEPGYPAARYVATSDGIILGLAQEIEDLSPWTDRRDVTIDRRFADSILMPGFIEPHVHPMQTIMMLPLPFISPEAWDLPGKTYPAARGKAAYERRLKEELAKSDEKLFITWGHHKLFHGDMDRAELDRIAPDRPVVIWQRSFHEIIVNTPALGLLGIGTEDAFAAAFNKPGIDPSHADYASGIIHETALFNGIEKLRPYLFSPAKVQEGLADMRQMMLENGVTTSADLAFGGFGGPEAEAALFKSLYDQPTTPSRILAIPVAPLVTGDPNVWLKDMKAKYDSDKFFFSKRVKLFADGAFFAQYMQMNPPGYSDGHDGKWLTEPDELLKQTERFWDAGWNLHTHVNGDKGLDVVLGITEKLAPRNGQDIVMEHLGYSTEAQNRRIGELGLYVSAQPNYIRILGDAYAKTGLGPDRAAQMNRLGSLERKGVPLGLHSDFNMAPINPLYLAWVASNRITLDGNVKAPQEKLSLDKALRAITIEAAQVIGLDAMVGSIATGKKADFTVLDRDPYQGGAAKLQEIEVKGVVFEGRWFPATE
- a CDS encoding DMT family transporter, with translation MTTDVLDKEPAETAVLGQNRPIAGIVMRLAAMLALAIMFAFVKLAGEQGVHVTESLFYRQLTAMPLICFLIWRSAAGWSAIRSNKHGLHILRSVLGIFAMGLNFWAITLLPLADATTISFTVPIFATLFAALFLREQVGIPRWSAVLIGFVGVLVVIQPGGDMIPALGASVALAGALVTASVTLVIRMLGRTETSIVTIFWFSIYTLPGLAVCAYIYGGGHDAKTWAYLLGVGIFGAIGQLTITQSLRFAPVSTIMPMDYSALIWATIIGIVVFHQWPSLSIWFGAPIIIGSGLFIAWREHVKAAKKA
- a CDS encoding aldehyde dehydrogenase family protein, with amino-acid sequence MLDTTTNPQDPIAEEVAELVARSRAAQQQIENYTQEQVDELIRAMVWAVAEESVAEKIAQHTVDETQLGNYDGKYLKIFRKTRATLFDIIDDKSVGIIEEDHERNIVKIAKPVGVIGALSPSTNPEATPVIKAISAVKGRNSIIVAPHPRAKLTNKLICDLMRDAIVKMGAPADLVISIDVPSVEKTNELMRQCDRVLATGGGAMVTAAYSSGTPALGVGVGNAVITVDESADLDDAAEKIRISKTLDLAASCSSDNSVILVDAIYDEMVEKLKHQGGYLCNEEEKQKLQDALWPDGKFNTAIVAQPAEKIAGMAGFNLPEGRTFFMVPETGFGPDFPFSGEKLTVIMALYRAADINEAIELTNNIQAYQGQGHSCGLYSRSDENIMKLANATRTSRVMVNQPQSASNSGNLWNGMRQTFSLGCGSWGGNGTNNNITWRDLINETWVSKPLAVSKELPSDEDLFGDVMQKLA